Below is a genomic region from Gadus macrocephalus chromosome 14, ASM3116895v1.
TCACGTGCATCCCATCATACGTCGACTGGAGTGAGCTGTTAGGGCggcgtgtggctcaggaggcacaggtcgctggttcgatccccggctcctcctagccgagtgtccgggtgtccccgagcgagacgcctcaacccgactgctcccgacgagctggctgtcgccctgcgtggctgacaccaccgtcggtgtgtgaacgtttgcatgtgtgcatgaacgggtgaatgttaggcgatattgtaaagcgctttgagaggCCACTGGCTAGAGAAGCGCAGTATGATTGCAGTTCATTCATTCAGTCTGTGGTTCTGTTTTCCCCTCTAGGGCTTCCTCACCCCTTTGCCATCACGGTGTTCGAGGACAGCCTGTACTGGACGGACTGGCACACCAAGAGCATCAACAGCGCCAACAAGTTCACGGGCAAGAACCAGGAGATCATCCGCAACAAGCTGCACTTCCCCATGGACATCCACACGCTGCACCCGCAGAGGCAGCCCGCAGGTGGGGGGACGGTCTGGCAGACAATAGGCCCACTGGTGATTCATCCAGATCAGCGTTCATTAGGTCCAGAAgcatgagggttagggttaaagatGGACCTTTTGGATGAAGAAGAGACGAGAACATtttgggaggggaggagaaggggaaaaGTTGAGGGCGAGACGGAgtgagtggggggagaggagaggtgtgaGAAGttaagggggggagagagagagagaaggggagggaggagaagggaaaggagtgagtgagaggagtagaggagaaTTACAGAGAAGGAGAACCgagcgagaggagaggaaacGAGTGTGCAGAAGGACAGGTGGAAGGAGGCAGACACTTTCTTGGCCTCGCAGCCCCGGGGGCCCGAGCAAAGTACGGAATTTCCGTTCCCCCTTTCACCGCTGTCTCCGGTTTTTAAGCAGGGCTGCTCTGGTCTCTCCCCCTTTGTCTCGCCGTGACGCTGTGTCTTCTCGCCACTCTCTCCCAGGGGGGCGGAACCGCTGTGGTGCCAACAACGGGGGCTGCAGCCACCTCTGTCTCCCTAGCAACAAGACGTACATGTGCGCATGCCCCACGGGCTTCAAGAAGGTCGACCACTCCAACTGTGCCAAAAGTGAGTATTCTCCCCGTAAGAAGGGCTGTAGTATGTTAAGTGGGTTGTAGACGTGTCGTAGACTTGATGTTGTGGATTGTTACCTTTTGATTTAATATGTTAGATTCACCGGTCAACATTAATTTAATTacattaaattgtatttgtgtagCCCTTAATCAAAGGTACACTCTCAAAAGTCTTAAGGCCATCTATATATATGACACAACATTGTGAATTTAGCTTCTAGATTtatacaaataatacaaatgtaaaGAAAAACGTCCCCAAAAAAAAGAAGGCAATTCTTATAATACTTCTAAGATGATATTAATTCCGGGAATCGTCAGAGACACCCAACACGTCTGCATTCCTTTATTAATCCTCGGTGTCGGTTTACCGCAAATATTTGATGTTCATGGGACCTGCGGTCGTATCAGGCCTTCCCGTGCGTACCTGGGACTGAACGCCCCTGTCGCTAACCGCCCGCCTCCCAGGGAGGACACACTATCCCGGGCGCTTTGTGCTCCAGTATCCCTTTCATAAATAAGGCTTCGGCCGTATTCCCTGACAGGACTGGTTTAGAGGTGTAATAACAATAAAGCTGATGCGTTCAGCGCTAAGCACGAAAAAATTAGTCCCTAGTCCCTTAAGGCCATGAAGTAATAAAATACCGACGCAGCGAGACAAACGAGGAACGTCATACTTTGTGATGATAAAGACGTAGGGAAAATTAttactgatgttttattcttttGCTAATTGTAATGGATGAGGAAACTGGAGAGCTGAAATAGGGAGCTAAAAATTAAGAAGTAAAAGGGGTTGCATAAAACATGTTGTCATGGGAAAACATTGTGATTTATTACAAATTCCAATAGGCCAAATCACCTTTTTTTATAAAGAGAGAAATGCATAGAAAAGCTAAATAACGTTGTTATTGTAGAACAAAATGTctagcgttgtgtgtgtgttagtgttgttgttgctgtgctCTATGTtgacccccttccccccctcccctccaatgGTTAAACCTAGAACACTGACAGAAGACCTCTGGTCTTTAATCAGGTCTTGACAAGTTCCTGCTTTTTGCCCGAAGGACGGACATCCGACGGATCAGCTTCGACACCGAGGACATGTCGGATGACGTCATCCCTCTGGCCGACGTGCGCAACGCTGTGGCCCTGGACTGGGACAGCAAGGAGGGCTACGTGTACTGGACCGACGTCACCACTGACTCCATCAACAGGGCCTTGTGGAACGCCACCAAGCAGGAGGTTAGTAGCCCGCCAAGCACTCTAGTCCCCTCCCCGTCCACCGCCCTGCGACATGACGAGCATAGATAAGCCATTGCACCACAGTGTTTTACAACCACAAATAAGTCACAATTTGTCACATTTGCCAAAGCGTGAATACATTGTTTTATTAATGCTACAGTGCCACCTATAGGTGAGGATACGGAATTACAACTGTTGTCGTTCAAAGCTTTGTGAGTTGGACGACTTGGTCAATCTGATGTATTGGTCTTACTCTTCATTAGGTGGTGGTGGACACCAGTCTGGAGAGTCCTGCTGGCCTGGCCATCGACTGGGTGACCGACAAGCTCTACTGGACCGATGctggtaaaaaaatatatacatatatataaaatggcACTGAATGTACGCAATGTTTATCCTGCCCCTTTTgaatgccataaatgtaaatgtgtgtatgtatatacactTATGTATAGATTTGATTTTGTATGCTAAATTAATATCTGACATCAGACAAAGTCCCCGTGGTGTTAAGTATTTGCTCTGGCTCCTGATTTGTGTCTCAGGAACGGATCGCATCGAGGTGTCCAACGCGGACGGGACTATGAGAACCGTGCTGATCTGGGAGAACCTGGACCGGCCCAGGGACATCGTGGTGGACCCCATAGGAGGGTGAGTCGCCCGTCAACAACAACCACCGGTTTATGAACCAAACACACCAGGGCACGCAGAGAGTGAGGTACCGCTCTGGAACCGTGCATGTCTAGATCGATAGAGAGACGGATAGACGGATACTTTAGTGATCACCTCCGGGAAACGCAGGTATCCAGCAGCTCACAAAGGCAGTCAACAGATTATTCAAGGTCAATAAAAATGGAGGAATCTTGCACATAATTACAATGGCATTTAACAAAGAGCCAgaggtgtgtgtatgaataaaTAGATCAGGATGTCCCCTGATGCAGTCTGATGGTTCCGACCCCCTCAGGCTCATGTACTGGACCGACTGGGGCGCCAACCCCAAGATCGAGCGGGCGGGGATGGACGCGTCGGACCGCCTGGTGATCATCTCGTCCAACCTGACGTGGCCCAACGGCCTCGCCATCGACTACGAGACGCAGCGCCTCTACTGGGCCGACGCCGGCACCAAGGTCATCGAGTTCGGGAACTTCGACGGCACCGACCGACAGGTACGTGCCGTTTGTCGGATTGTCTAAATGTTCGATAATGACGTCAGAGTGCTGACGACGAATATGATAACAActatcagaaaaaaaaaatatgttaaaaaaaaaaaaaaaaaaaacatttttggaGCCTGGATTTGATCCACTCACTTAAACTCGTTTCGTATTTTCCCTGCTCCGTCCGTCTGGCTGTGGATTGGCCAGGTGTTGATTGGCAGCCAGTTGCCCCACCCCTTCGGCCTGACGCTGCATGAGGATAGGCTGTACTGGACGGACTGGCAGTCCAAGAGCATCCAGAGTGCGGACAAGCTCACCGGCCTGGGGCGGCGCACGCTGGCCGAGAACCTGGAGAACCTCATGGACATCCACATGTTCCACCGCCACCGCGAgacaggtgtgtttgtgggagggagagagggagagagggagagagagagagagagagggagagagggagagagggagagagagagagactttacaACTGTGTTTGAGGTCAAACTGTCGTCGCCGTTGGAAACCACCTTGCCTGTTTGCGATGGTAAACAGTAGATCCCGTTCCACCTCAAGATGTAAACACCTTCGGTTCGTTCAATCTCACGAAACCCCGGCGTCGGGGTCGGACCGCGCTCCAGGCGACGGGGGAATCGATCAAGCGTATTCGTCCTCTGTTATAATTCACACAACGAGCCGCCAGCCCATGCGCAGCAGGGCCGGCGGGCAGCTGACAGTAGTGGAGGGATTAGGGGCCAGGTAAACCGATCCCAGCCCACCCCGGCTCAGAGGGCAGACGACACCCCGGGTGCTAAATACCTAgcctctctcctttccctgATGTATagaaggtccccccccccccccccccccccccccctccccccaaccagGCCCTGGAATGCTTTTGTTCAGCTCGGCTCACCGCCTGCCAATCTCCTCGTCCATCTCCCCCTTATTCCACTCAGTATATCCATGTCTTTTTTACTTCGGTCAGATAGACTCAAAAATAGATATATGCATATGTTTAATAAATCGTTAACTCATCCGCATTGTCCGCCAGTATGGATATTGACCATATTTGAAGTTCTGTCTCACTATTGCCTTTTTTTaatatcgattttttttttgaactgacctatataatatatatctagatcaaaaaatatattctaTCTCTGTAGCTAACTTGAGATACTGAAGTTAGCAACAGTGATAGAGTGAACATCGctccacacatgcacgcagactgTGTCCCGGCTGGAGGAAATGCCACGgtgacatttacacacacatttatacgcTGTCGTATAAACATTTGTGTCCCGTCCCGCAGTGAGTAACCCGTGTGCTGTGAGCAACGGGGGCTGCAGCCACCTGTGTCtcctggccccccccccagtgaccTCCAGCTGTGCCTGTCCCACCGGCATCAACCTGCAGACAGACGGGAAGACCTGCACTCCCGGTACGACGCCAGCAGACAACTTTAACGACGCGAACCGAGTTCGGATTTTCTAGGATATAAATTGACATGTTAAGGGATTTAGTGTTAATGCTAAAatgctaaatggactgcatttatacagcactcTTCTTACCAGTGGCcattcaaagcgctttacaatattgcctaacattcagccattcatgcacacattcacacactctagctaggaagagccggggatcgaactagcaaccttccggtcacaAGCCAACCCacgctacctcctgagccacatgcagtatagttatatgtgtgtgtgtgtgtgtgtgtttgtgtgtgtttcaggaatGAGCAGCTTCCTGATCTTTGCCAGGAGGACAGACATCAGGATGGTGTCCCTGGACATCCCCTACTTTGCCGATGTGGTGCTGGCCGTCAACAGCACCATGAAGAACACCATCGCCATCGGAGTCGACCCCACGGAAGGTGTgtgtgcttccccccccccccccccctcctctttgcTCTGGCCTTTGAGGGGTGCATAATGATGAGTTGCACTGTCGGTGGGGTTGCATTTGACTGCAGTGGCGGTCGCAAACCCACCCCGAGTCTCCATGGTGACACACGATGTGCACAGGGGCCATCTGAACAAGCACCCCCTCTCAATCAGGCTATTTAGTTTtcttagagagtgtgtgtgtgtgtgtgtgtgtgtgtgtgtgtgtgtgtgtttgtgtttgggtatTTTCTTcctaattgtatttgtatttatttgtgacATTAAAAAGGCAAGGAATTCAACTGGGTGAACTAATATGTGCACAatggcgccccctgcaggaaAAGTGTATTGGTCCGACAGCACGCTGAAGAAGGTCAGCCGGGCCAACATGGACGGCAGCGAGCATGAGGAAATCATCGCCACTGGTGAGCTCTGCTCCAGGTTTACACTGTGACCAACACTAGTATGTTGTTTCTAATTATGCACCATTTCTCTCACCTTCAGCTTATGTCAAAAGgttcatttaaattaaattgcgTTTGTATCACCCTTAATCCCCAGtacagactcaaagtgcttaacaGGCCGTATATGTAtgaccccccctgaccctagccccccagagggcaagaaaaaactcccttaattagcaGGGAGGAAttcttgagaaggaacgcagacctccttccagggatgatcaggagtgcaatgggggccatcatttacattcacacacacacacacacacacacacacacacacacacacacacacacacacacacacacacacacacacacacacacacacacaacaaatacatgcatacagGCAAAACGTTTTAAACCGTTTTGCGATGGGGTGCTTGCCGGAGAGGGCATTCTTTGAGTTTCATTTTCACGCATAAATGAGCATAAACTGAGGCATCCTTCAAAAAGGTTGACAACATCTGCAGGTAACCTCTTCCTGCTCCCACTGTGTTCCCTGTCCTCACCGCGTCCCTGTCGTCACAGGCCTCATGACGACGGACGGCCTGGCGGTCGACGCGATCGGCCGGAAGATCTACTGGACTGACACGGGCACCAACCGCATCGAGGTGGCCAACCTGGACGGCTCCATGCGCAGGGTCCTGATCTGGCAGAACCTGGACAGCCCGCGGGCCATCGCGCTCTACAACGAGAAGGGGTGAGCACAGAGACACCTTGCGCACATCCCACTTTGGGTCGTACATCTACCGTCAGCGCTCTACAACGAGAAGGGGTGAGCACAGAGACACCTTGGACTGTACATCCCTGGGTTAAGGAGTTGGACCGGTAACCGGAGGGTTACAAAACatgtggacgggggggggagaagtTGTGCAGCACTCTCTTACGCCCtcatccacggatgaggtgccctcgggcaaggcacctgaaacccccacctgctccccagGCGCTGCACTGCGGCTGCACTGTCCACCTAGATGATGTGCGCTGGATAGTTCAgccaccagcctacccagtggaccgtggCAAAGGatgcttatctatccatcaggtctcgggttagggttagggttagtttggTGGCAAAATTCTTATAGGGGGAGCCAATAAGCTACACTGTAAGTTAAATGCACGACTTGGCCGCCCTTATGAATGAGTTAATGAGTTGCTAAAGTTGAGCAACGTTTGAGTGACTTATGAGCGAAAAATCGATAAACCTGTTTCCTGCCCTCGACTCTAAGACTTCTAGACGCGTTCTACTACTAGATCAGGTGGTTCCCTCTCCACGTCTTAACTCCGCTCTGTCCCCGGCGCCCAGGTACATGTACTGGACGGACTGGGGCGAGAACGCCAAGCTGGAGCGCGCCGCCATGGACGGCACGGACCGCGCTGTGTTGATCAGCAACAACCTGGGCTGGCCCAACGGCCTCGCCATCGACAGGGCCGGGGCCCAGCTGCTGTGGGCCGACGCCCACACTGAGGTCAGCCCCCCCCGGCCCTTCACCCCCCGCCATCCCAATACTGTGCACCCCCATGAGAGCGTAATAGGTTGAAACCGGTGTCCTCCCCTGTTTGTAGGACCCTtaactagggctgggcaataattCGATTACGATTATTAATCGCGATAAAACTCAACATTAGACATAAATGCTcgatattaaaaataaataaaaataaaataattgtatttacattattttcaaTAGGTTACAACAAGGCAAGCTACCTTATATTGTTCTGTTGGAAGCAGATAAAACACGTTTGTGAagttaaatgtttatatttaaatgtgatTTAAATGTTCCCTTATCACAAATATGGTTATAAACAAAAAAGTATGGTTTAACTAATGAACACTCTAGTTTCTTCAGGCTGCAGCAGTATCAAATCATATATCGTGATTAATATCGACATCGATCAATATCAAAAAGATAATCGTGataatattttttgcaatatcgcccagccctacccttAACCTTATTCAAAGTATTTAGTTGTTGTTGAGCATATTGAGAtaatttgaatagtttgagatGCAGGGTTTAAATAATGGATAataaatatgtaatatatatattcttaataCTTCTCATCACTTAAAAATTATCTGAATGAGATGAGATTCGTCGTAGTTCTATGATGACCGAAACCATTGGACTGCGCTGTACCAAACCAAGACGAAGGGGCAGCCCTGTCAATCCCAGTTTCCCACCAGTGTAACCACACACAACAATGCAGCCCCACGTCAACCACCCCCCTCCGCATGCTCAACGAAGAGGAGAAGGAACGCCGTTCACCCCCGGGGCGGTGAGTGTAACCCGCTGTCCCGCTGTGCTCTCCGCAGCGCATCGAGGCGTCCGACCTCAACGGGCTGAACCGCCGCACCCTGGTGTCCCCGGTGCAGCACCCGTACGGCATGACCCTCCTGGGGCCCCACATCTACTGGACCGACTGGCAGAGCCGCAGCATCCAGCGGGCCGACAAGGCCAGCGGGGCCAACGCCATCACCGTGGTCTCCAACCTGCCGGGGCTGATGGACATCCAGGCGGTCGACCGCGCCACACCGCTGGGTATGTCACCCCTCCGCCGCGAGTTTGACTCTAGGCGGGCTCTTTGGGGTGTCCTGCTCCAGCCATGGATTAAAGGACGGCTAAAGATGTGATGGACATATTACCCGGGAATCGTTGTTTTGGTTCCGAATGTCTGTTTTTATCCGTTTGGTAATTGGTAAATTGACTGTGTTTATgttgcgcttttctaaccagtggccgctcaaagcactttacaacactgcctgacattcacccgttcatgcacacattcacacaccgacggcggtgtcagccacgcagggcggcAGCCAGCGCGTCTGGAGGAGTGAGGTTTGGTTGGTGTCTTCTtcctcaaggacacctcgacactcaggagCCGggcatcgaactagcaaccttccggttaatagccaacccgctctacctcctgagccacaagGCCGCCAGAGAACTATCGTAATcctcttcaatctctctctctctctctctctctctctctctctctctctctctctctctctctctctccccctcccagcctTCAACAAGTGCGGGCGTATGAACGGCGGCTGCACCCACCTGTGCCTGCCGCGGCCCAACAGCACGTCCTGCGCCTGCCCCACCGGCGTACTGCTCAAGGGCGACGGCAGGTCGTGCGACGACTCGCCCGAGACCTACCTGCTGTTCTCCAACCGGGTGAGCGTGCGCCGCATCTCGCTGGACACCAACGACCACACGGACGTGCACGTGCCGGTGCCCGAGCTGCACAACGTCATCTCCCTGGACTACGACAGCGTGGACGGCAAGCTCTACTACACCGACGTCACGCTGGATGTCATCAGGTAgccacgcgcgcacgcacgcacgcacgcacgcacgcacgcgcgcgcacgcacgcacgcacgcacgcacgcacgcacgcacgcacacaagcacacacgcaaatCAAATCTGCATCGAACATCAACGCATACACTCTCCCCTCCATGACAACTAGGGTTTAATAAATGAAGAAATAGCAGTTTGAATATAGATTACACACATACTATGTTGTTTAAGggcccatgacatgccaccaggtgtgagtgtggttagacttcacactctcacctggtggcatgtcatgggacctttaaaaaatgTTGGCGCAGAGAGGCAAGAATGAGCCTTTGTCTAGGCACAGTGTGAGCTCGGCTAACATCAACGCATAAAGCCTCAATCTTTCCATAACCCCTACCCCATTATGAATGACGTGTATCATTCACTGTAATTTAGGTTGGATTGAGGCGCTTGCTTGATGGTTATTACCGCACCGTCACTAACAAACAAAATGGCcgcatcttctctctctcttcgtccaGACGTTCCAACCTGGACGGCACGGGCATGGAGACGGTGATCAGCCAGGGCCTGAAGACCACCGACGGTCTGGCGGTGGACTGGGTGGCCCGCAACATGTACTGGACCGACACCGGCCGCAACACCATCGAGGTGGCCCGGCTGGACGGCACCTGCCGCAAGGTCCTGGTCAACAACAGCCTGGACGAGCCCAGAGCCATCGCCGTCTTCCCCAGCAAAGGGTGAGACgaggggggcagtagggggcgctgtagggAGGGTGAGACACAGATTGAGCTCATTTGTGATATTTGTCGTAGCAAGGGAttcaataataacaacactgTGTTAGCAATGCTGAACCGCTATACGGAATAttataaaagaagaaaaaatgcaTCCAACTTGGAATTGGTTGCTTGTTTTTGACCTCATCGTCTCTTCATTGGTTTAACCCTCtagcctcctccctccacctccaggtaTCTGTTCTGGACGGACTGGGGACACATCGCCAAGATCGAGCGCTCCCATCTGGACGGCTCCGACCGCAAGGTCCTCATCAACACGGACCTGGGCTGGCCCAACGGGCTCACCTTGGACTATGACACGCgcaggtacgtgtgtgtgtgtgtgtgtgtgtgtgtgtggtgtgtgtctccaCTTGCACGACAGTGCTTGAGGTCAAACTGGAACTGTCGTCACCGgtggtgattgtgtgaatgtgtatgtttcTGCGACAAATGTGATCAAAGTAGTTTGTGAACATTAATATTGTTATCAAATTCCGGTGCTGACTTGTGTTTGATCATTCTCTGGCCAGCGGTCTCAGCATTGAGAGATCCGATCCATTCTTTAAACGCCCACAGCGTGTGTTGACCTCGGCGGTGTTTCTGTTCTCTGTCGCAGGATTTTCTGGGTGGACGCCCACCTCGACCGGATCGAGAGCTCGGACCTGAACGGGAAGCTGCGTCAAATCCTCGTCAGCCCTGTCTCGCACCCCTTTGCCCTCAcgcaggtacccccccccccccccccacccctctccccgaCGGGGCACCAACGCCCACTCGGCcgactcctccaccctctcctgtgctccctctcgcccctcactcctccactcaTCCAGCCACTGCGTTGTGACACCACTCTGTTGTGACGTGCCCACCTCGACACCCCTACTGAGAGCTCATTACAACGTAAACCATTCCTTCTCCTTTTCCATCTCTGACCTTCAtttttcttcccttctttttgtctccaacccccccccccccccccccccccccaccctgttctctttccctcttttcctccttgttccccacccctcccctcaccgGCTCCTTGTCCgtctgtgtctcctcctctttttCCCCTTCCTTTTCTtcgtctctgtgtttgtctctctctctctctctctctctctccccccttttcctcctctcccggTGTCCCCAGCCCAAGCCGGTTCCCTCCCCTCTAACCCCTTTCTCCCGACTCTCGCAGCAAGACCGCTGGATCTACTGGACGGACTGGCAGACCAAGTCCATCCAGCGCGTGGACAAACACGCCGGCCGCAGCAAGGAAACGGTGCTGGCCAACGTGGAGGGTCTCATGGACATCATAGTGGTGTCCCCTAACCGCCAGTCAGGTGAGGAGatggtggacccccccccccgaacaccGTCGCCCCCCGGTCTTAAAACGGCTCCAATCTTCAGGACGGATGACGTCATCCAGCGAGTTCAAGCTCCTCCCCATCACGGCCCTGCCGGGACACGGGGCCCaaggagttgtgtgtgtgtgtgtgtgtgtgtgtgtgtgtgtgttagtgtttgtgtttgtgtttctggtagtgggtgggtgtgtgttagtgagtgggtgggtgtggttCTGTGAGTGGTAgtggtcctctgtgtgtgtgtgtgtgtgtgtgtgtgtgtgtgtgtgtgtgtgtttggtagtggttgtgtgtttggtaatgtgtgtgtgttagtgtgtgggtATTAGGGCTTttctccgaacttcgttattcgaatataattagaatatgccgaattatatataaaattcgaacgaatattaggcagcccttaatattcgaacctgttatgggcaggccaagagggagagacgtcggagaacccgacgcagtctattcataatattgtaatgaccacggaagaggcagtgaatgaagtattgattagacagcgatttattagagacctaataaaccgttggaacgtgcaagaccatagcaacgccggtaaacaaacctcgcaaagcccaatccaggtcttactgaaggcatttaatggtcaaaatattattaataaatatttgaatatattcgaatattaatattagtaaacaaacgaacttcgaatatgatttttgggcaaaagtcaaagccctagtgggtatgtgcgcgtgtgggtGTATGCATGTGGTATTTTGTCTGCCTAGGTGGTGTGTGCCAcgtatgtgtgggtgtatgtgtgtgtgtgtgtgtgtgtgtgcgcttgcttTGAAAAAGGGCACGAGTCCAACGGTTGTTTGCAGATGCTGTGATAGGTCTGAACCGTGATTGTTCCTGGAGCTGCGGTctcttagggggggggggggtccaccggTAGAGAGGCACGTCACTGAACGGCTGCCGTCTGTCCCCAGGTTCCAACCTCTGCAGCGCCAACAACGGAGGCTGCACACACCTCTGCTTCGCCAAGACCAACAACTTTGTGTGCTCCTGCCCTGACGAGCCCGACGGCAGACCCTGCTCCACCAGTGAGTTGCtgttttgtgcgtttgtgtgtgtgtgtgtgtgtgtgtctatgcttgcgtttgtgtgtgtgtgtgtgtccgtctgtcggcctttctgtctgtctgtctgcgttggtgtgtgtgtgtgttcgctgtgattgcgtgggtgtctgtgtgtctgtctgtccgttttgtgtgtgtgtgtgtgtgtgtgtgtgtgtgtgtgcgtgtgcgtgtgcgcgtgcacgtgcatgtgcgcgtgtgtgcgtgtgtatgcgtgcaatAAATGTGATCAAGGTAGTTTGAACAATAATATTTGTATTGCGCTCCAATGCTGACTTGCATGTGTTCGATCAGTCTCAGGCTACGTCCCCACTCCGCCCACTAGAGGGGGCCACGTCACCCCTGCTTCCAAACTCCCCAAGGCAGCCTCCGACGCTCCACTGAACGGGCCGGTGCTTCATAAGTATGTCTCGTCTCAAACCAAATTCACCCCAACAGATGTTGGGTGTTTACTCTGTTCCGATTCTGGTGATGCTCCACTAAACAAAGCCCCTCAGTGCATACGCTTTGTTGATGCTTTACATCTCATCAAATACTTTGTTATTCAAAGTCGGCAGTTGTCATTTTCATTCATTGTGGATTCTGTGTCTTGCAGCTGCACCGACAAGAACCTGAACGTTGAAGGCTGCCTGCAGAGCAATGTGATCTCAGCTCCTCACGGTGAGTGACGGATCCGAGCTCCTGTTTCCATCACCAGCCTTAATCTGCATAATGCTAATGTCTTGTTGGCAATCAACCTGCGGGACGACCCTGTAACAAGCATCTGTGTCGCCTCTCCCAGGGGAAGGGCTTCACATCAGCTACGTGATTGGTGGAGTGCTGACCATCCTGGCTATTCTCATCCTCATCGCAGCCTTCATTATCTACAGGTGATTGCACCTCAACACCCCCTTGCTCGTCTCCCTTTCTCCATGAACAGTGCTTACCACTGCTTACATCTGTTCAGAATTACAATCAGAatattttattacatcttattgtacacaAGAAAGTAAACAACACAATTGTTAGGCTTGATTTCTCAACagtcacat
It encodes:
- the lrp4 gene encoding low-density lipoprotein receptor-related protein 4 isoform X3, yielding MKANLNGSNVEEVVSTGLESPGGLAIDWIHDKLYWTDSGTSRIEVANLDGTHRKVLLWKSMEKPRAIALHPIEGKIYWTDWGTTPRIEYSNMDGSNRRVIADTHLFWPNGLTIDYAGHRMYWVDAKHHVIERADLDGRNRKAVISQGLPHPFAITVFEDSLYWTDWHTKSINSANKFTGKNQEIIRNKLHFPMDIHTLHPQRQPAGGRNRCGANNGGCSHLCLPSNKTYMCACPTGFKKVDHSNCAKSLDKFLLFARRTDIRRISFDTEDMSDDVIPLADVRNAVALDWDSKEGYVYWTDVTTDSINRALWNATKQEVVVDTSLESPAGLAIDWVTDKLYWTDAGTDRIEVSNADGTMRTVLIWENLDRPRDIVVDPIGGLMYWTDWGANPKIERAGMDASDRLVIISSNLTWPNGLAIDYETQRLYWADAGTKVIEFGNFDGTDRQVLIGSQLPHPFGLTLHEDRLYWTDWQSKSIQSADKLTGLGRRTLAENLENLMDIHMFHRHRETVSNPCAVSNGGCSHLCLLAPPPVTSSCACPTGINLQTDGKTCTPGMSSFLIFARRTDIRMVSLDIPYFADVVLAVNSTMKNTIAIGVDPTEGKVYWSDSTLKKVSRANMDGSEHEEIIATGLMTTDGLAVDAIGRKIYWTDTGTNRIEVANLDGSMRRVLIWQNLDSPRAIALYNEKGYMYWTDWGENAKLERAAMDGTDRAVLISNNLGWPNGLAIDRAGAQLLWADAHTERIEASDLNGLNRRTLVSPVQHPYGMTLLGPHIYWTDWQSRSIQRADKASGANAITVVSNLPGLMDIQAVDRATPLAFNKCGRMNGGCTHLCLPRPNSTSCACPTGVLLKGDGRSCDDSPETYLLFSNRVSVRRISLDTNDHTDVHVPVPELHNVISLDYDSVDGKLYYTDVTLDVIRRSNLDGTGMETVISQGLKTTDGLAVDWVARNMYWTDTGRNTIEVARLDGTCRKVLVNNSLDEPRAIAVFPSKGYLFWTDWGHIAKIERSHLDGSDRKVLINTDLGWPNGLTLDYDTRRIFWVDAHLDRIESSDLNGKLRQILVSPVSHPFALTQPKPVPSPLTPFSRLSQQDRWIYWTDWQTKSIQRVDKHAGRSKETVLANVEGLMDIIVVSPNRQSGSNLCSANNGGCTHLCFAKTNNFVCSCPDEPDGRPCSTISGYVPTPPTRGGHVTPASKLPKAASDAPLNGPVLHNCTDKNLNVEGCLQSNVISAPHGEGLHISYVIGGVLTILAILILIAAFIIYRHKKSKFADPGVSNLTYSNPSYRTSTQEVKIEASQKPPIYNQLRYKKELSHPYNSLSPFIF